The nucleotide window GACTGTCCAACATCAAGAATTTGGGTGAAATGGAGAGCCAGGTATGCGGGATTCTAGCTCTTTTCCCACGTGAATGTTTGCTATGATACTGACAGGTCTGCTTCCAAGGTCGAAAATGCCATCGAAATCGCGGCGAACCCGACTTCGAGCCAGGAACTGCGCGGCCAGGCCATAGAATACTTGAACCAGCTCCGAGCAGAAGGCTCTGCATGGCAAGCCGCCCTCACCCTCTTCACACGCGATCCTCATGCTACCGACTTCGTCCGTCATACCTCACTCGATCTCGTCAACAATGCCATCCAGGAACATCGGCTGGATGAGCAGAGCCTTGGGTATATCAAGGACACGCTCATGAGCCATATCCGCCAGTCTTACATGCCCGGCAGCGGAGCCGCAGATACCAGTCACATCCAGAACAAGCTGATGCAGACTGTCACTTATCTCTTTGTAGCATTATATCCTTCTTCATGGCAGTCCTTCTTCGACGATTTCCGCGCCCTGGCTGGCGATCAAGCCACCATCGGCAGTGTCAACATGGCTACGACATTCCTATACCTTCGCATGCTCGTTCAAGTCCACGACGAGATTGCCGATCAGTTGGTAGCGCGGCCAGAGGACGAGAAGAAGCGGAACACAGAGTTGAAGGATCTCATCCGACAGCGAGACGCGCAGAAGATCGCATTATCCTGGCAGGAGATTCTCGCAAAGTGGCGGGAGACAGACCTGGGGCTCGTGGAAATGTGTCTGAGGACCATCGGACGCTGGGTTAGCTGGACAGATATCAACTTGATTGTGAACCAAGCCATGATCACCACCTTCCTAGAAATGGCGGGCCAACAAGGAATCGGTGACCCTGAGAGCGCTGCTGGAAAGGTGCGCGATGCAGCCATCGATACCTTTTCGGAAATTGTGGGCAAGAAGATGAGTCCGTCGGACAAGATTGGGCTCATCACCTTCCTCAATCTCTCGGAAGTCGTTGGCCAACTGATTACCAGCCCGGCTTTGGCTGAGTTCCACAGTCCAAACTACGACAATGATCTCGCAGAGACAGTTGCGAAGCTTGTTAACAACATCGTCTTCGACATTGTGAAGATTCTGGAAAACGAGTCCGTCGAAGAACACATCCGGCAACGTGCAGACGACCTCATCCGCATTTTCACTCCGTACCTCCTGCGGTTCTTCGCCGATCAATACGACGAGGTCTGCTCTACCGTCATTCCGTCGCTTACTGACCTCCTCACGTTTCTCCGTAAACTCCAGAAGAAGTCAGGATCGATACCTCCCCAGTACGCCGCTGTATTACCGCCTGTCTTGGATGCCATCATCGCAAAGATGAAATATGACGAAACAGCCACGTGGGGCGAAGAAGGCGACCAAACGGATGAAGCAGAGTTCCTTGATCTACGTAGGCGTCTCCATGTCCTGCAACAAACAGTTACCGCCATCGACGAACCCTACTACATAGAGACACTTAGCCGCGTGGTCAACGGAACTTTTGGACGCTTCGCACAAGGCGACCAGACGCTAAATTGGCGCGACCTCGAACTGGCTCTGTATGAAATGTTCTTGTTCGGAGAACTAGCTATCCGGAACCAAGGACTATACGCAAAGCGCGAGCCATCGTCTGCAGCTGCTCAGCAGCTTGTTGCCATGATGAATAGCATGATCGATTCCGGCCTTGCAAATAACCCACATCCAGCTATCCAGCTGCAGTACATGGAGATTTGTGTTCGATATTACCAGTTCTTCGAGCAGAACCCCAATCTCATCCCCAAAGTTCTGGAGAACTTTGTCAACCTTACCCACAGTAATCACGTCAAAGTCCGCTCAAGATCCTGGTACCTCTTCCAACGACTTGTGAAGCACTTGCGAGCACAACTAGGCAACGTCTCCTATGACATCATTCAGGCGGTTGGGGATTTGCTTACTATCAAGGCTGAATTGCCTGATACATCAGAGGACGAGATGTCTTCTGACGAAGAAGATCAATCTGCAGATGCAATCTTCAACTCGCAGCTATTTCTCTTCGAGGCAGTTGGCTGCATTGCCTCGTCTAGTACAGTCTCGAtagagaacaagaagctCTACGCACAGACGATCATGAGTCCGCTATTCACAGATATGGAGCAGACCTTACCCCAAGCGCGGAACGGCGATGAGCGGGCTATACTTCAGATCCATCACATCATCATGGCTTTGGGTACCCTAGCTCGCGGCTATTCTGACTGGGTTCCTTCAAACAACAATAGTGCTGTACCACACAGTGAGGTGGCTGATGAATTTGTCAAAGCTTCCGAAGCCATTCTCGTCGCTGTTGATTCCCTCAACTCCTCTGGCTCAATTCGTCACGCAGCACGATTTGCTTTCTCGCGTATGATTGCTGTCCTGGGCTCGCGCCTACTACAACAACTACCCTCGTGGATTGAGGGATTACTGTCACTCAGCTCATCTATGGACGAGATCAGTACATTCCTCAAGGTCCTTGGTCAGGTCATATTCACCTTTAAGTCGGAAATCGCTGGCATCTTGGACACCGTTATGAGTCCGGTCTTGCAGCGAATCTTCACGGCATTAGCAGTCATTCCTTCGGGCACAGACGATGAGATTCAGCTTGCTGAACTCCGCCGGGAGTATCTAAACTTCATTGTTGTTGTTCTGAACCATGGTCTAGGGTCTGTGCTTGTCAGTAATGGTAAGACAAATTTCGCAACATACGAGAGTGATAGTGCTAATATGTCCTAGCCAACCAATCCAGTTTTGAACCTGTCATCGCTTCGATTGAGACATTTGCTCGCGATACACATGATTACCCCACCGCACGACTCGCCATCTTCGTGCTCATTCGCATGATCTCGGTTTGGGGAGGACCCGACAAGGTTGGACCAGGTGCAAACAATGCACCCACGTCTAATGAAGCAACACAGCCACCCCTGCCCGGCTTCGAAAACTACGTGGTAGAAAGATTTTCTCCCTTGGCCTGGTCCATCCCGGCATCGGCTGGTTTTAACTCCAAAGACGCCCAGGCAAAACAAGTCTTGTATGAGGCTGCCAACCTACAGCATGAGATTATCAAGAAAGTCGGTGAATCTTACATTGAACGTCTCAAAACTGATCTCGGCGGTATGGGAGTTGGTGACGATGGTGTGGAACAGTACTTGCGCACTCTTGCTGGCTCATTCGAAGGGCcaaagaaggagaaggaaTGGCGTAACTTTTACACCCAGTTTGTGGATCGCATGCTTGCATCTAGGGCTTAGATGGCTCTAGACGTTAGTTGGGGTTCAGGGAGGATAAACGAGATGGGTATTCATCAAGGAATATGGCGTCACAATCCTTAACCTTGTAGGTAGCATCGATTTGCATTGTAGCGGGCGCCAAAAGGATTGGGATTGAGTTTGCGTTTTTCATGATAACCCCCCAATAGTTAGTGTGCTATTACAGTAGACTTTGAATGTAAAGATACAATATCATGTCTCTCTAATTGGTAAGACTTGGAGTCATTGCGTGTGACTTACTGATAGCCTGAACAGTCTTTTCTTGATACACACTCTTAGGTGCCTCATCAACTTCTAAATACTACAAATAGCGAGACATGGGTCGCATACTTGATGGCGAAGTGAGTCTTCTTCTTTCATTGTATCCTGATAGCAGAGGAATCTCTTATTCTATAACCTCGATGCTCGCATCCATGATTGACATCTTATTCTACCCTTCGTCACTTTCTTTGCTCAAGTGCCCATCACTTTAGGCTGTGTCAAACAAGGTCAATTTACTTACAATCGATGAGTAGGAAGTCAGCAAATTTCAACATAATACCTCTCTTCGATAGTGCTTCCCCAAAGCTCCTTCCTTTCCACTGGCCATGACCGTATCTTACAGACGGACTGTGCGTGTACCTTGTCTACCCAGCCAATCAAGCAACCCATATTAAGTACTCGAGCTTCTTGGCCGTTTGTCATGACATGTTCCGGGGAAACGAAAGCAATTCCGACGAACACGCCATACTGTGGATGCCTACGTCATTGTTTGTGTTGCTACACTGCGAGCGctccctctctctctcaaGTGTATAGCAAACGCGCTTGTGAAATTATCACTATTCACTGCACACTCATCACGCGCAACATATGGTTTGAATTAACGCAATCTTAGGGGCAGGCATAACAAAATCGCCCGAGCGCCAACCAGGTTGCACTCACCTCACGTTCACCTCACCCACCTTCGCCCCAACCATACCCAATACTACACCGACGAAACCACTCACAGCTATCATGGCGGGCTGCAAAGAGCTTTCCCCTTACAGTCTAGATGCAGAGCTGAATGCTGATAGCTCCAAAGAGAATTGCTTCGTTCTTGACGTTGGTCATGACAAAGATGGTGATTGCGTCAGTTCCGCAGTGCAAGTCGCCGAAGTTGTCGAGGACTTTCGTTTCAACGCGATTGACACGTCATCCCCTATCACCAAGTTATACATTGTCGGCGAGTGGCACCCAGTGTTGTGTAAGGGCAAGGGCCGTGCGACAGAGAAAGACGTGCACGTCGAGTACGAGGACTCGAAGTACTCCAAGTTGGAGAAAGAGCATCGCGCGGCTGGCGAGGCAATTGCGAAGCTCGTCGAACATATGCCTGCTCTCAAGGAACTGACGTAAGTTCAATTTTTCCAATTGTCAATTCTTTCACTAATATGTACAAGTTGGATCTCTGGCTTGCCCTTCATGCCCGTCGTTTGGGAGAAGCTTCCCACTTCACTCACGAAGCTCGTCCTCGACCTTGGTCAGCCTATGAAGGTTCATCACGACGTACAACATGAGAAAGTGATCGAGTACAACTCCTACATCACTGCAAATGAGATGAAGCCCCTGGCTTGCCAAACTCAGCTCAAAGAGCTTCGCTTGTTGCGTATACAAGACTCTATGCAGTCAGTCGTATGGGAGACTATCTTCAGGAACAAGTCTGAGGACAACATGCGCGTTGCGGATCTTCAGATGGCTGCTGCTCCGCTCGTACGCACGAAGCATTGGCACAAGGCTGAGGATGTTGTGGGTTTGACAGTTCCCAAGGGAGACTTCAAAGAGAAGGAATACAAGTAAGCCATTGCGCGTAGAACTCTCTAATAGTCTCATTAACATATTACAGGGGTATTGAAGGCAAGGGTCAGCTGCACTACTCGTTCGGCACCGGCGAATATCTTGATGACTTCTGCATGCGCAAGGCACGTCTTGCTGCAGCCTTAGATGAGTCTATAC belongs to Pyrenophora tritici-repentis strain M4 chromosome 10, whole genome shotgun sequence and includes:
- a CDS encoding tRNA exportin, with translation MESQVENAIEIAANPTSSQELRGQAIEYLNQLRAEGSAWQAALTLFTRDPHATDFVRHTSLDLVNNAIQEHRLDEQSLGYIKDTLMSHIRQSYMPGSGAADTSHIQNKLMQTVTYLFVALYPSSWQSFFDDFRALAGDQATIGSVNMATTFLYLRMLVQVHDEIADQLVARPEDEKKRNTELKDLIRQRDAQKIALSWQEILAKWRETDLGLVEMCLRTIGRWVSWTDINLIVNQAMITTFLEMAGQQGIGDPESAAGKVRDAAIDTFSEIVGKKMSPSDKIGLITFLNLSEVVGQLITSPALAEFHSPNYDNDLAETVAKLVNNIVFDIVKILENESVEEHIRQRADDLIRIFTPYLLRFFADQYDEVCSTVIPSLTDLLTFLRKLQKKSGSIPPQYAAVLPPVLDAIIAKMKYDETATWGEEGDQTDEAEFLDLRRRLHVLQQTVTAIDEPYYIETLSRVVNGTFGRFAQGDQTLNWRDLELALYEMFLFGELAIRNQGLYAKREPSSAAAQQLVAMMNSMIDSGLANNPHPAIQLQYMEICVRYYQFFEQNPNLIPKVLENFVNLTHSNHVKVRSRSWYLFQRLVKHLRAQLGNVSYDIIQAVGDLLTIKAELPDTSEDEMSSDEEDQSADAIFNSQLFLFEAVGCIASSSTVSIENKKLYAQTIMSPLFTDMEQTLPQARNGDERAILQIHHIIMALGTLARGYSDWVPSNNNSAVPHSEVADEFVKASEAILVAVDSLNSSGSIRHAARFAFSRMIAVLGSRLLQQLPSWIEGLLSLSSSMDEISTFLKVLGQVIFTFKSEIAGILDTVMSPVLQRIFTALAVIPSGTDDEIQLAELRREYLNFIVVVLNHGLGSVLVSNANQSSFEPVIASIETFARDTHDYPTARLAIFVLIRMISVWGGPDKVGPGANNAPTSNEATQPPLPGFENYVVERFSPLAWSIPASAGFNSKDAQAKQVLYEAANLQHEIIKKVGESYIERLKTDLGGMGVGDDGVEQYLRTLAGSFEGPKKEKEWRNFYTQFVDRMLASRA